In one window of Candidatus Zixiibacteriota bacterium DNA:
- the spoVG gene encoding septation regulator SpoVG, translated as MEITEVKLTLRNENKLKGFANITFDNSFVIRGLKIISGEKGLFVSMPSKKKADGSFQDVAHPINTDTRMMIEKKVLKVYHDEINSQNADST; from the coding sequence GTGGAAATCACAGAAGTTAAACTTACGTTAAGAAATGAAAATAAATTAAAAGGTTTTGCCAATATTACTTTTGATAATTCTTTTGTTATCAGAGGACTAAAAATTATAAGCGGCGAAAAGGGGCTGTTTGTATCGATGCCGTCAAAGAAAAAAGCTGATGGTTCATTTCAGGATGTTGCCCATCCGATTAACACCGATACAAGAATGATGATAGAGAAAAAAGTGCTTAAAGTATATCACGATGAAATAAATAGTCAAAATGCCGATTCTACTTAG
- the gmd gene encoding GDP-mannose 4,6-dehydratase: protein MRALITGITGQDGSYLADFLLEKGYEVWGMVRRSSTESFERIEHIKDKIVLRQADLLDQLSIIELIEECKPDEVYNLAAQSFVPTSWKQPLLTGEFTALGVTRVLEAIRHINPKIKYYQASSSEMFGKVAEVPQNEKTPFYPRSPYGVAKVYAHFITVNYRESYNIFGASGILFNHESPRRGLEFVTRKITNGAAMVKLGLTDALYLGNLDAKRDWGYAPDYVRGMWLMLQRDKSDNYVLATGENHSVEEFCKLSFGHLDLDYKEYVKTDPRFVRPAEVDILLGDPSYVKKMLSWEPEVSFEQMIKIMVDNDLKILSKK, encoded by the coding sequence ATGAGAGCTTTAATCACAGGCATTACCGGTCAGGATGGTTCCTATCTGGCAGATTTCTTGCTTGAAAAAGGTTACGAAGTATGGGGGATGGTCAGACGTTCCTCGACTGAGAGTTTTGAACGTATAGAGCATATCAAGGATAAAATCGTTTTAAGGCAGGCTGATTTGTTAGACCAACTGTCTATAATTGAGCTAATCGAGGAGTGCAAACCTGATGAGGTTTACAATCTGGCAGCGCAGTCATTTGTCCCTACAAGCTGGAAACAACCCTTGTTAACAGGCGAGTTTACCGCTCTTGGCGTAACCAGGGTTCTCGAGGCTATAAGGCATATCAACCCAAAGATCAAGTATTACCAAGCTTCATCTTCTGAGATGTTTGGCAAAGTTGCCGAGGTTCCCCAGAATGAAAAGACGCCGTTTTATCCGCGTTCCCCCTATGGAGTAGCCAAAGTGTATGCCCATTTCATAACTGTCAATTACCGGGAAAGCTATAATATTTTTGGAGCATCCGGCATTCTCTTTAATCATGAATCGCCGCGTCGGGGATTGGAATTTGTAACCCGCAAGATTACTAATGGTGCCGCAATGGTCAAGCTGGGGCTAACAGATGCGCTATACTTAGGCAATCTCGATGCCAAACGCGATTGGGGCTATGCGCCGGATTATGTTCGGGGCATGTGGCTTATGCTTCAGCGCGACAAATCCGACAACTATGTATTAGCCACCGGCGAAAATCACTCGGTTGAGGAATTCTGCAAATTATCATTTGGTCATTTGGATCTTGATTACAAAGAGTATGTAAAAACAGATCCGAGATTTGTTCGACCTGCCGAGGTAGATATTTTGCTTGGCGATCCATCTTATGTTAAAAAGATGCTTAGCTGGGAACCGGAAGTGAGCTTTGAACAAATGATTAAGATAATGGTCGATAACGATCTTAAAATTTTATCAAAAAAATGA
- a CDS encoding zinc ribbon domain-containing protein — protein sequence MNQLKYTCPKCSNIQYDIGEFRAAGGFWSKIFDVQGARFTTVTCSRCKYTEIYKADSNMLGNIFDFFTN from the coding sequence ATGAACCAATTGAAGTATACTTGCCCCAAATGTTCAAACATTCAATATGATATTGGCGAATTTAGAGCGGCTGGCGGATTTTGGTCTAAAATTTTCGATGTTCAGGGAGCGCGGTTTACAACCGTAACCTGCAGTCGGTGTAAATATACCGAAATCTATAAAGCCGACAGCAATATGCTCGGCAATATTTTCGATTTTTTCACTAACTGA